In the Pseudomonas cannabina genome, one interval contains:
- a CDS encoding IS91 family transposase, translated as MRSRPADVASAPPAYKPRPLKNLFTANGCWADLLEAGGLRQIEVESISKMLACGTSILGVKHYTCANEHCPHVKYLCNTCHCRACPSCGKKATDQWIAVQNNRLPDCPWQHLVFTLPDTLWSLFFYNRWLLDALFRLAADNLIYTARRRGLRVGIFGGLHTYGRRLNWHPHVHLSVTAGGLDEQGVWKNLSFHKEALRRRWMWLVRDYLLGQPLSQLTMPPQLAHIHCESDWHRLILTAGGQHWHIHLSKKTENGRKTVNYLGRYLKKPPISGSRLAHYTSGATLSFTYLDHRTQTYQQETLSQADMLRRVVQHIPEKHFRMIRYFGFLANRVCGKYLPKVYEALKMATPGPTPKLYFVQMAKAFLNVDPFRCVLCGARMVYTAAISGLTVQGLVLNAQAIAQMRYVKP; from the coding sequence ATGAGGAGCCGCCCTGCTGACGTGGCCTCTGCACCGCCTGCTTACAAACCTCGACCGCTCAAAAACCTCTTCACGGCCAACGGCTGCTGGGCAGATTTGCTGGAGGCCGGCGGTCTGCGCCAAATCGAAGTGGAGTCGATCAGCAAAATGCTCGCCTGCGGCACCTCGATACTGGGCGTCAAACACTACACCTGCGCCAATGAGCATTGCCCACACGTCAAATACCTGTGCAACACCTGCCATTGCCGGGCCTGTCCTTCCTGCGGCAAAAAGGCCACCGACCAGTGGATCGCCGTGCAAAACAACCGTCTGCCCGACTGCCCCTGGCAGCATCTGGTGTTCACGCTGCCCGACACGCTGTGGTCCCTGTTCTTCTACAACCGCTGGCTGCTCGATGCGCTGTTTCGTCTGGCGGCCGATAACCTGATCTACACCGCCAGGCGGCGCGGTTTGCGCGTCGGGATTTTCGGGGGGCTGCACACCTATGGCCGGCGGCTCAACTGGCATCCCCACGTCCACCTGTCGGTGACCGCGGGCGGCCTGGATGAGCAGGGCGTCTGGAAAAATCTGTCGTTCCACAAAGAGGCCCTGCGGCGGCGCTGGATGTGGTTGGTGCGCGATTACCTGCTGGGACAGCCGCTTTCGCAATTGACGATGCCGCCGCAGCTGGCCCACATCCACTGTGAAAGCGACTGGCACCGTCTGATACTGACCGCTGGCGGCCAGCACTGGCACATCCACTTGTCGAAGAAGACGGAAAACGGCCGAAAGACCGTCAATTACCTGGGCCGCTACCTGAAAAAACCGCCCATCTCGGGCAGTCGTCTGGCGCATTACACCTCCGGAGCCACGTTGAGCTTTACCTACCTGGATCACCGCACGCAGACCTATCAGCAGGAAACGCTGAGCCAGGCCGACATGCTGCGCCGGGTGGTGCAGCACATCCCGGAAAAGCATTTCCGGATGATCCGGTATTTTGGTTTTCTGGCCAATCGGGTGTGTGGGAAATACCTGCCGAAGGTGTATGAAGCATTGAAGATGGCGACGCCAGGACCGACACCGAAGCTGTATTTTGTGCAGATGGCCAAAGCCTTTCTAAACGTCGATCCGTTCCGTTGCGTGCTGTGTGGCGCGCGGATGGTATACACGGCGGCAATCAGCGGGCTGACGGTGCAGGGACTGGTCCTCAACGCTCAGGCGATCGCGCAGATGAGGTACGTGAAGCCCTGA
- a CDS encoding IS91 family transposase — MRSRPADVASAPPAYKPRPLKNLFTANGCWADLLEAGGLRQIEVESISKMLACGTSILGVKHYTCGNDSCPHVKYLCNTCHCRACPSCGKKATDQWIAVQNNRLPDCPWQHLVFTLPDTLWSLFFYNRWLLDALFRLAADNLIYTAKRRGLRVGIFGALHTYGRRLNWHPHVHLSVTAGGLDEQGVWKNLSFHKEALRRRWMWLVRDYLLGQPLSQLTMPPPLAHIHCENDWHRLILTAGGQHWHIHLSKKTENGRKTVNYLGRYLKKPPISGSRLAHYTNGATLSFTYLDHRTQTYQQETLSQADMLRRVVQHIPEKHFRMIRYFGFLANRVCGKYLPKVYEALKMATPGPTPKLYFVQMAKAFLNVDPFRCVLCGARMVYTAAISGLTVQGLVLNAQAIAQMRYVKP, encoded by the coding sequence ATGAGGAGCCGCCCTGCTGACGTGGCCTCTGCACCGCCTGCTTACAAACCTCGACCGCTCAAAAACCTCTTCACGGCCAACGGCTGCTGGGCAGATTTGCTGGAGGCCGGCGGTCTGCGCCAAATCGAAGTGGAGTCGATCAGCAAAATGCTCGCCTGCGGCACCTCGATACTGGGCGTCAAACACTACACCTGCGGCAACGACAGCTGCCCGCACGTCAAATACCTGTGCAACACCTGCCATTGCCGGGCCTGTCCTTCCTGCGGCAAAAAGGCCACCGACCAGTGGATCGCCGTGCAAAACAACCGTCTGCCCGACTGCCCCTGGCAGCATCTGGTGTTCACGCTGCCCGACACGCTGTGGTCCCTGTTCTTCTACAACCGCTGGCTGCTTGATGCGCTGTTTCGTCTGGCGGCCGATAACCTGATCTACACCGCCAAGCGGCGCGGTTTGCGCGTCGGGATTTTCGGGGCGCTGCACACCTATGGACGGCGGCTCAACTGGCATCCCCACGTCCACCTGTCGGTGACCGCGGGCGGCCTGGATGAGCAGGGCGTCTGGAAAAATCTGTCGTTCCACAAAGAGGCCCTGCGGCGGCGCTGGATGTGGCTGGTGCGCGATTACCTGCTGGGACAGCCGCTTTCGCAACTGACGATGCCGCCGCCGCTGGCCCACATCCACTGTGAAAACGACTGGCACCGTCTGATACTGACCGCTGGCGGCCAGCACTGGCACATCCACTTGTCGAAGAAGACGGAAAACGGCCGAAAGACCGTCAATTACCTGGGCCGCTACCTGAAAAAACCGCCGATCTCGGGCAGTCGTCTGGCGCATTACACCAACGGGGCCACGTTGAGCTTCACCTACCTGGATCACCGCACACAGACCTATCAGCAGGAAACGCTGAGCCAGGCCGACATGCTGCGCCGGGTGGTGCAGCACATCCCGGAAAAGCATTTCCGGATGATCCGGTATTTTGGTTTTCTGGCCAATCGGGTGTGTGGGAAATACCTGCCGAAGGTGTATGAAGCATTGAAGATGGCGACGCCAGGACCGACACCGAAGCTGTATTTTGTGCAGATGGCCAAAGCCTTTCTAAACGTCGATCCGTTCCGTTGCGTGCTGTGTGGCGCGCGGATGGTATACACGGCGGCAATCAGCGGGCTGACGGTACAGGGACTGGTCCTCAACGCTCAGGCGATCGCGCAGATGAGGTACGTGAAGCCCTGA
- a CDS encoding IS91 family transposase, giving the protein MRSRPADVASAPPAYKPRPLKNLFTANGCWADLLEAGGLRQIEVESISKMLACGTSILGVKHYTCGNDSCPHVKYLCNTCHCRACPSCGKKATDQWIAVQNNRLPDCPWQHLVFTLPDTLWSLFFYNRWLLDALFRLAADNLIYTAKRRGLRVGIFGALHTYGRRLNWHPHVHLSVTAGGLDEQGVWKNLSFHKEALRRRWMWLVRDYLLGQPLSQLTMPPQLAHIHCESDWHRLILTAGGQHWHIHLSKKTENGRKTVNYLGRYLKKPPISGSRLAHYTSGATLSFTYLDHRTQTYQQETLSQADMLRRVVQHIPEKHFRMIRYFGFLANRVCGKYLPKVYEALKMATPGPTPKLYFVQMAKAFLNVDPFRCVLCGARMVYTAAISGLTVQGLVLNAQAIAQMRYVKP; this is encoded by the coding sequence ATGAGGAGCCGCCCTGCTGACGTGGCCTCTGCACCGCCTGCTTACAAACCTCGACCGCTCAAAAACCTCTTCACGGCCAACGGCTGCTGGGCAGATTTGCTGGAGGCCGGCGGTCTGCGCCAAATCGAAGTGGAGTCGATCAGCAAAATGCTCGCCTGCGGCACCTCGATACTGGGCGTCAAACACTACACCTGCGGCAACGACAGCTGCCCGCACGTCAAATACCTGTGCAACACCTGCCATTGCCGGGCCTGTCCTTCCTGCGGCAAAAAGGCCACCGACCAGTGGATCGCCGTGCAAAACAACCGTCTGCCCGACTGCCCCTGGCAGCATCTGGTGTTCACGCTGCCCGACACGCTGTGGTCCCTGTTCTTCTACAACCGCTGGCTGCTTGATGCGCTGTTTCGTCTGGCGGCCGATAACCTGATCTACACCGCCAAGCGGCGCGGTTTGCGCGTCGGGATTTTCGGGGCGCTGCACACCTATGGACGGCGGCTCAACTGGCATCCCCACGTCCACCTGTCGGTGACCGCGGGCGGCCTGGATGAGCAGGGCGTCTGGAAAAATCTGTCGTTCCACAAAGAGGCCCTGCGGCGGCGCTGGATGTGGTTGGTGCGCGATTACCTGCTGGGACAGCCGCTTTCGCAATTGACGATGCCGCCGCAGCTGGCCCACATCCACTGTGAAAGCGACTGGCACCGTCTGATACTGACCGCTGGCGGCCAGCACTGGCACATCCACTTGTCGAAGAAGACGGAAAACGGGCGAAAGACCGTCAATTACCTGGGCCGCTACCTGAAAAAACCGCCCATCTCGGGCAGTCGTCTGGCGCATTACACCTCCGGAGCCACGTTGAGCTTTACCTACCTGGATCACCGCACGCAGACCTATCAGCAGGAAACGCTGAGCCAGGCCGACATGCTGCGCCGGGTGGTGCAGCACATCCCGGAAAAGCATTTCCGGATGATCCGGTATTTTGGTTTTCTGGCCAATCGGGTGTGTGGGAAATACCTGCCGAAGGTGTATGAAGCATTGAAGATGGCGACGCCAGGACCGACACCGAAGCTGTATTTTGTGCAGATGGCCAAAGCCTTTCTAAACGTCGATCCGTTCCGTTGCGTGCTGTGTGGCGCGCGGATGGTATACACGGCGGCAATCAGCGGGCTGACGGTACAGGGACTGGTCCTCAACGCTCAGGCGATCGCGCAGATGAGGTACGTGAAGCCCTGA
- a CDS encoding type IV secretory system conjugative DNA transfer family protein — translation MKRFNKTQTFFLLLVCLGLSTLIASVVVYWLNGVPPLKIVSLWQYGKLWEAIFSSTSNTKIRVSAFAALGIGFVASLTLPVLALIKLNGTPKQTLHGDARFATERDIRQSKSVTWGDDNGKGIVIGKYKGKLLRYVQPDFVSLGAGSRSGKGAAVVIANLMLWLGSAIILDLKQECYNITSRYRQKVLGNKIFLFNPFDEKSHGMNPLVYVDLSHSKGLSDLLGIAEIFYNTDSTTGAEKHFNTAAQSLFVAYVSALWYFLTYQPGQLRTFNIKPLFSMYPLKKPIFLERNRAGAPVFTGFDF, via the coding sequence ATGAAACGCTTTAATAAAACGCAGACCTTTTTCCTTTTGCTGGTGTGCCTGGGCCTTAGCACCTTGATTGCGAGCGTTGTGGTCTATTGGCTAAACGGTGTGCCGCCGCTGAAAATCGTTTCGCTGTGGCAATATGGAAAACTGTGGGAAGCCATATTTTCAAGCACGTCCAACACCAAAATCAGGGTCAGTGCATTCGCAGCCTTGGGCATCGGCTTTGTGGCGTCTTTGACATTGCCTGTGCTTGCGCTGATAAAGCTCAACGGAACACCCAAGCAAACGCTGCACGGTGATGCGCGCTTCGCCACTGAGCGCGATATCCGTCAGTCAAAGTCAGTCACCTGGGGGGATGACAACGGAAAGGGCATTGTGATCGGTAAGTACAAAGGTAAGCTGCTGCGTTATGTCCAGCCTGACTTTGTATCCCTCGGTGCAGGGAGTCGCTCTGGCAAGGGGGCCGCCGTGGTGATCGCCAACCTGATGCTGTGGTTGGGTTCTGCAATCATCCTGGATTTAAAACAGGAGTGCTACAACATCACCAGCCGCTATCGGCAAAAGGTGTTGGGAAACAAGATTTTTCTGTTTAACCCGTTTGATGAGAAGTCGCACGGCATGAACCCGTTGGTGTACGTAGACCTGAGCCACAGCAAGGGGCTGTCGGATTTACTCGGCATCGCCGAAATCTTCTACAACACCGACAGTACAACGGGCGCTGAAAAGCACTTCAACACCGCTGCTCAAAGTCTGTTCGTGGCTTATGTCTCGGCGCTTTGGTATTTCTTGACCTACCAGCCGGGTCAATTGCGGACTTTTAACATCAAGCCTCTGTTCTCTATGTATCCTCTGAAAAAGCCCATTTTTTTGGAGAGGAACCGGGCTGGAGCGCCTGTATTTACTGGCTTCGACTTTTGA